In the Mycolicibacter sp. MU0102 genome, one interval contains:
- a CDS encoding Mce protein, with translation MTVVETPSVEAARVVPTDSPQSRLRRAIRPAAILCAAAVLAGSGYQSWLLYQQHRSTLAGREASEAATQYAELLTTANPSTVDRQITELLDRSTGTFHDRYAKQSSELRAMLIANQVTTRGTVIDAAVKSADVTDATVLLFVEQTFSSAVLKKTPGGQIAQAPADVTAMALTLHKDSGRWLVSDVVAGQQQ, from the coding sequence ATGACCGTTGTTGAGACACCCAGCGTTGAGGCGGCACGGGTGGTGCCCACCGATTCGCCGCAGTCCCGGCTACGGCGTGCGATACGGCCCGCCGCAATACTCTGCGCGGCCGCGGTTCTCGCGGGCAGCGGATACCAGAGCTGGCTGCTCTACCAACAGCATCGATCGACACTCGCCGGCCGTGAGGCTTCCGAGGCCGCAACGCAATACGCGGAGCTGCTGACAACAGCGAACCCCAGCACGGTCGATCGGCAGATCACCGAGCTGTTGGACCGATCGACCGGCACATTCCACGACCGCTACGCCAAGCAGAGCTCCGAGCTCCGAGCGATGTTGATCGCCAACCAGGTGACCACCAGGGGCACCGTCATCGACGCCGCGGTGAAATCAGCCGACGTCACCGACGCTACGGTGCTGCTGTTCGTCGAGCAGACCTTCAGCAGTGCGGTGCTGAAAAAGACTCCTGGAGGCCAGATCGCCCAAGCGCCGGCCGACGTCACCGCCATGGCGCTCACCTTGCACAAGGATTCCGGGCGGTGGCTGGTCAGCGATGTCGTGGCGGGACAGCAACAATGA
- a CDS encoding MlaD family protein, translated as MTRPTRWVHGVRAALAIATALLTVGCGLDLESVALPAPGGGGPYYTITAVFSDALNLPEKAKVRLYGAQIGEVESIRAQDFNAYITMRIKSAVPLYAGSTAELRSATPLGDIFVQIWPDKNRPDDAPLLHNGSVLPLESTANAPTIEELISSMAMLVNGGTVRHLVSMLNGAGKAVGGRGEKLGLLLDQTATLLSRMSARSQQLDLTLRRSSELAATMSARQNTFDDALTHLAPALNVISDNTSDLIDLVDTGARITRQLSRFPSLQGTDTRSLTADLNKMAGMFNEIAVDPDLSLMPFNRFLGILMKTLNGPAAHVKGEIDKITLVPWPDKNYPGDPEFHWTDGTDWHLMVGDLRYEWNMLLSRIYGPQR; from the coding sequence ATGACGCGGCCGACCAGATGGGTGCACGGGGTTCGAGCGGCGCTGGCGATCGCGACCGCGCTGCTGACCGTCGGATGCGGCCTGGACCTAGAGAGCGTGGCGCTGCCCGCACCCGGCGGCGGCGGGCCGTACTACACCATTACCGCGGTCTTCTCCGACGCCTTGAACCTTCCGGAGAAGGCCAAGGTGCGGTTGTACGGGGCGCAGATCGGTGAGGTCGAATCCATTCGGGCGCAGGATTTCAACGCCTACATCACCATGCGGATCAAGTCGGCCGTACCGCTGTACGCCGGCAGCACCGCTGAGCTACGGTCGGCCACCCCGCTCGGTGACATCTTCGTTCAGATCTGGCCCGACAAGAACCGGCCCGACGACGCGCCACTGCTGCACAACGGCTCGGTACTGCCGCTGGAATCAACCGCCAACGCTCCGACCATCGAAGAGCTGATCAGCTCGATGGCGATGCTGGTCAACGGCGGTACGGTGCGCCACCTGGTGTCCATGCTCAATGGCGCGGGCAAGGCTGTCGGCGGACGCGGTGAGAAACTCGGTCTACTGCTGGACCAGACCGCGACCCTGCTCTCCCGGATGAGCGCCCGCTCGCAGCAGTTGGACCTGACGCTGCGGAGATCATCGGAGCTGGCCGCAACCATGTCGGCGCGTCAGAACACCTTCGACGATGCCCTCACCCACCTGGCGCCCGCGCTCAATGTCATCTCCGACAACACCTCCGACCTGATCGACCTGGTCGACACCGGCGCGCGGATCACCCGTCAGCTGTCCCGCTTCCCGTCTCTGCAGGGCACCGATACCCGCAGCCTCACCGCCGATCTGAACAAGATGGCGGGAATGTTCAACGAGATCGCCGTCGACCCCGACCTGTCGCTGATGCCGTTCAACCGATTCCTGGGCATCTTGATGAAGACCCTCAACGGCCCTGCCGCGCACGTCAAGGGAGAAATCGACAAGATCACGCTGGTTCCCTGGCCCGACAAGAACTACCCGGGCGATCCCGAATTCCACTGGACCGACGGCACCGACTGGCATCTGATGGTCGGTGACCTGCGCTACGAGTGGAACATGCTGCTGTCTCGGATCTACGGACCGCAGCGATGA
- a CDS encoding MCE family protein: protein MSRALKLYVLAGAAALVLAVTGAAVAPRLIPDLPRLSLHKIRVTAQFQDAVGLYAGNGVSVLGMDVGKVTSITPRGGYVEVKLAIDAGVDIPADAEAVTVSSSVLTDRHVELTPAYRGGPKLRNGDVLSLDRTRTPVEFERTLAMMDKLGSALRGNDNNAGPLGEFVALGSQITVGNGPDIKATLGRLSEALRVGSDKGARSKKTIQTIIANIAELSEAASKNDSALREFGSYVHQLSDILATENLGAGNTGAKINRLLAETSRLLEGNSDRLREAFTGVRTVATTLTDNERDLREILDVGPLFIDNFYNVIDENAGSLRSHLLLGKTLFNSQFGKEVCNLMGLKQLACATGTAQDYGPDFGLGSMLDLMQDGIGTQP from the coding sequence ATGAGCCGCGCCCTCAAGCTCTACGTGCTCGCCGGTGCGGCCGCACTCGTGTTGGCCGTGACCGGCGCCGCGGTGGCACCGCGGTTGATCCCCGACCTGCCGCGACTGTCCCTGCACAAGATCCGGGTGACCGCTCAATTCCAAGACGCCGTTGGGCTTTACGCCGGCAATGGGGTGTCGGTGCTAGGAATGGACGTCGGCAAGGTCACCAGCATCACCCCCAGAGGCGGCTACGTCGAGGTGAAGCTCGCGATCGACGCCGGGGTCGACATCCCCGCCGACGCCGAAGCCGTCACCGTCTCATCCTCGGTGCTCACCGACCGACACGTCGAGCTCACCCCGGCCTATCGCGGCGGACCCAAGCTGCGCAACGGCGACGTGCTGAGCCTGGACCGCACCCGCACACCGGTGGAGTTCGAACGGACCCTGGCGATGATGGACAAGCTGGGCAGCGCGTTGCGCGGCAACGACAACAATGCTGGCCCGCTGGGCGAATTCGTCGCGCTTGGCTCGCAGATCACCGTCGGCAACGGGCCAGACATCAAGGCGACGTTAGGCCGGTTATCCGAAGCCCTGCGCGTCGGGTCGGACAAGGGCGCGCGCAGCAAGAAGACCATCCAGACGATCATCGCCAACATCGCCGAGCTCAGCGAAGCAGCGTCGAAGAACGACTCCGCACTGCGCGAATTCGGTTCCTACGTACACCAGCTCAGCGACATTCTGGCCACGGAGAACCTGGGAGCCGGAAACACCGGAGCCAAGATCAACCGGCTGCTCGCCGAGACATCGCGGCTTCTCGAAGGCAACTCCGATCGGCTGCGAGAGGCGTTCACCGGTGTCCGGACGGTCGCCACGACGCTCACCGACAACGAACGTGACCTGCGCGAGATCCTCGACGTGGGGCCGCTGTTCATCGACAACTTCTACAACGTCATCGACGAGAACGCGGGCAGCCTGCGGTCGCACCTGCTGCTGGGCAAAACCTTGTTCAACAGTCAGTTCGGCAAGGAGGTCTGCAACCTGATGGGCCTCAAGCAGCTCGCATGCGCGACCGGAACGGCGCAGGACTACGGACCGGACTTCGGGCTGGGCAGCATGCTCGATCTGATGCAAGACGGGATCGGTACGCAGCCATGA
- a CDS encoding Mce protein: MGKTADPDVFDQLDKQLETDLETDLATDSATAETADRVEPEPTTPSAPAPRRHRVRVALVAAVLIAALAYSGYAGWRLHQLDARAAAGQAALASAKDYAITLTTLDTADIDGNYARALDGATGQFKDAYSLGAKQLRQILIDNKATGRGIVLDAAVKSATTTRVEVLLFVDQSITNAVRSEPRIDRNRIQMTMELVDHRWLASQVDLT, encoded by the coding sequence ATGGGAAAAACAGCCGACCCAGACGTCTTCGACCAACTCGACAAACAACTCGAGACGGACCTGGAAACGGACTTGGCGACGGACTCAGCGACCGCCGAGACCGCCGACCGCGTCGAACCCGAACCCACAACGCCATCGGCCCCGGCGCCGCGGCGCCACCGCGTGAGAGTGGCGCTGGTGGCCGCCGTGCTGATCGCGGCGCTGGCCTACTCGGGATACGCCGGGTGGCGTCTGCATCAACTCGATGCGCGCGCTGCCGCGGGGCAGGCCGCCCTGGCGTCCGCCAAGGACTACGCGATCACCCTGACCACCCTGGACACCGCCGACATCGACGGCAATTACGCCCGTGCGCTCGACGGCGCGACCGGCCAGTTCAAGGATGCCTACAGCTTGGGCGCCAAGCAGTTACGCCAGATTCTGATCGACAACAAGGCCACCGGCAGGGGCATCGTTTTGGACGCTGCCGTCAAATCCGCCACCACAACCCGCGTGGAGGTGTTGCTGTTCGTCGATCAGTCCATCACCAACGCGGTGCGATCAGAACCACGGATAGACCGCAACCGAATCCAGATGACCATGGAACTCGTCGACCACCGCTGGCTGGCCAGCCAGGTCGACCTGACCTGA
- a CDS encoding oxygenase MpaB family protein, producing MATHHDDGLGPDSLLWHFLADRRYLFVLPRAVCLLLLHPGIAAGISEHALMRQRIWLHKKRTFTQAVNYAYADIDMRPQMRFSHEHVKGVDSFGHKYHALNPDTFHFQHSAYVESLFVMVNTFIRPLDAGEHEQLYAECCAWYRRYGVSTRPMPATWAEFGEYFEDYCQSHLKAGAHFEPFREQIFAPTDWWMRTVPHPAIRALQHPRARELSGINVNAADRWSLRQFVRLSQLSALTPRHHWNARARAALRTAAQHRPTTSLGATRG from the coding sequence ATGGCGACTCACCACGACGACGGCCTAGGGCCCGACAGCCTGCTGTGGCATTTCCTGGCCGACCGGCGCTACCTGTTCGTGTTGCCCCGGGCGGTGTGTCTGCTGCTGCTGCATCCTGGCATCGCCGCCGGCATCAGCGAGCACGCCTTGATGCGCCAACGCATCTGGTTGCACAAGAAGCGCACCTTCACCCAAGCCGTCAACTACGCCTACGCCGACATCGACATGCGGCCCCAGATGCGCTTCTCCCACGAACACGTCAAGGGCGTCGACAGTTTCGGGCACAAGTACCACGCACTGAACCCCGACACATTCCATTTTCAGCACAGCGCGTACGTAGAGTCCCTCTTCGTCATGGTCAACACCTTCATCCGTCCACTCGACGCAGGCGAACACGAACAGCTCTATGCCGAGTGCTGCGCCTGGTACCGCCGATACGGCGTATCAACCCGACCGATGCCCGCGACCTGGGCGGAATTCGGCGAATATTTTGAGGACTACTGCCAGTCGCACCTGAAGGCCGGTGCCCACTTCGAGCCGTTCCGCGAGCAGATCTTCGCCCCCACCGACTGGTGGATGCGCACGGTGCCCCACCCCGCCATCCGCGCCCTGCAACACCCCCGCGCCCGCGAGCTGAGCGGCATCAACGTCAACGCCGCCGACCGTTGGTCGCTGCGCCAATTCGTCCGGTTGTCACAGCTGTCGGCGCTGACCCCCCGACACCACTGGAACGCCAGGGCGCGCGCGGCGCTACGCACGGCGGCACAGCACCGGCCGACCACCTCGCTGGGCGCCACGCGTGGCTGA
- a CDS encoding mannan-binding protein codes for MTSIGKALGALTALLATTSTVLAPTAVASAPAFCDELQASWDGQRCTTLVVSARKAERYIAFDLPAAMLDDAAAGPVVRDFYRRLMSGWRSSGAEAMRDSSALAYYESFPGPGAVQSLVVHECLEPFGMQANNAYRTFVFDMATGRRLTLGDLFKPDVDPMTVIAGAAAPVLPAALDAAAPPHAPNTYPFTVEEFAPNPRGSGYSGDYRAFALTTDQLVLYLPDAPLLRENPQPADRFVWSMDGGAVVARVPLASLSPTLLPEYGGT; via the coding sequence ATGACGAGTATCGGTAAGGCGTTGGGCGCTCTGACGGCTCTGCTGGCCACCACCAGCACAGTGCTGGCCCCGACGGCCGTCGCTTCGGCGCCGGCCTTCTGCGACGAACTGCAGGCGAGCTGGGACGGTCAGCGTTGCACGACCCTGGTGGTTTCGGCTCGAAAGGCAGAGCGATACATCGCCTTTGACCTTCCCGCGGCCATGCTGGACGACGCGGCGGCCGGACCGGTGGTGCGCGACTTCTACCGCCGCCTGATGAGCGGCTGGCGCAGCTCGGGCGCCGAGGCGATGCGAGACAGCAGTGCGCTCGCTTACTACGAGAGCTTTCCCGGTCCGGGAGCGGTGCAGTCGCTGGTCGTCCATGAATGCCTGGAACCGTTTGGGATGCAGGCCAACAACGCCTACCGCACCTTCGTGTTCGACATGGCCACCGGGCGTCGCCTGACCCTTGGCGACCTGTTCAAACCGGACGTCGACCCGATGACCGTCATCGCAGGCGCAGCGGCCCCGGTGCTGCCGGCCGCACTCGACGCCGCGGCGCCCCCGCATGCGCCCAACACCTACCCGTTCACCGTCGAGGAATTTGCGCCCAACCCACGGGGCAGCGGATATTCCGGCGACTACCGGGCGTTCGCACTGACTACCGATCAACTGGTGCTGTACCTGCCCGACGCACCGTTGCTCCGAGAGAACCCGCAGCCCGCCGACCGGTTTGTGTGGTCCATGGATGGCGGGGCGGTGGTGGCCAGGGTGCCCTTGGCGTCGCTGTCGCCCACCCTGCTACCGGAATACGGTGGAACGTGA
- a CDS encoding MlaD family protein, translating to MRPLLDLLDLFARLGVWLVQAGYRRRILLSGIGLALTTAVAAAYVTIFGVGINPAQRTISVRVLLPQSGGLLVNQDVTLRGIPIGRVTDVHLTAAGAEAVVALRADRPIPRDTRVRVSGLSVAGEQYLDFRPEHENGPYLTNGSLIGQEQTSVPVSLPQIIDDSRGALGQVDADKLTAVFNELRVSPDGGKKLSALLDGTVLLASTLDGVLPETVSMLRNTRITFTTFSDVSPGLSATSNDLQQILGGVNTMDGGFRTLVELGGTELGQVDSFIGDNRENVYALLGNLTTLSQIFYLRVPALQDLWRPDHGSLVDRLAGTVHDSGIWVIADIYPRHRCDYGLPRKPPSAVNFPAPYRYTYCPDDDPSLLVRGARNAPRPPGDDTAGPPPAHDPLATLEPPPVYPPYTLPTPDGGPQLPAWIPN from the coding sequence ATGAGACCCCTCCTCGACCTCCTCGACCTGTTCGCGCGGCTGGGCGTGTGGCTGGTCCAAGCCGGATACCGCCGGCGGATTCTGTTGTCCGGCATCGGATTGGCATTGACCACGGCGGTGGCAGCGGCATACGTGACGATCTTCGGGGTCGGGATCAACCCCGCGCAGAGGACGATCTCCGTTCGAGTTCTGCTCCCGCAGTCCGGCGGGCTGCTGGTCAATCAGGACGTGACGCTGCGCGGCATCCCGATCGGCCGGGTCACCGATGTGCACCTGACCGCGGCGGGAGCCGAGGCGGTCGTCGCACTGCGGGCCGACCGCCCCATTCCGCGCGACACTCGGGTGCGGGTGTCCGGGCTGTCAGTCGCCGGCGAACAATACCTGGACTTTCGTCCCGAACACGAGAACGGGCCGTACCTCACCAACGGCTCGCTGATCGGCCAGGAGCAGACCAGCGTGCCGGTGTCGCTGCCCCAGATCATCGACGACAGCCGCGGCGCCCTAGGCCAGGTCGACGCCGACAAGCTGACGGCGGTCTTCAACGAGCTTCGGGTCAGCCCCGACGGCGGCAAGAAGCTGTCCGCCCTGTTGGACGGCACGGTGCTGCTCGCCTCGACGCTCGACGGCGTACTGCCCGAGACGGTCAGCATGCTGCGCAACACCCGGATCACGTTCACCACCTTCAGCGACGTCAGCCCGGGATTGAGCGCCACCAGCAACGACCTGCAACAGATCCTCGGCGGCGTCAACACCATGGACGGCGGATTCCGCACCCTGGTCGAACTCGGCGGCACTGAACTGGGACAGGTCGACAGCTTCATCGGCGACAACCGCGAGAACGTCTACGCCCTGCTGGGCAACCTGACCACCCTGTCGCAGATCTTCTATCTGCGTGTGCCCGCCCTGCAGGACCTGTGGCGCCCCGACCACGGTTCGCTGGTGGACCGCCTGGCCGGCACCGTGCACGACAGCGGCATCTGGGTGATCGCCGACATCTATCCCCGGCACCGCTGCGACTATGGCCTGCCCCGCAAACCGCCCTCCGCGGTGAACTTCCCAGCTCCGTACCGCTACACCTACTGCCCCGACGACGACCCGTCGCTGCTGGTTCGCGGCGCCCGCAATGCGCCGCGCCCGCCCGGCGACGACACCGCCGGGCCGCCCCCGGCCCACGACCCGTTGGCGACCCTGGAGCCACCGCCGGTCTATCCGCCCTACACGTTGCCCACCCCCGACGGCGGCCCACAGCTGCCCGCGTGGATCCCCAATTGA
- a CDS encoding oxygenase MpaB family protein, with product MSTCHEQHGQDQARRRTLTTAETRVHVDCYTPRWDDDPVDLTEALDFWSAAAAAANVIMQLSLPGVGYGVVESRVESGSLMHHPWKRLRTTAQYMAVAVLGTEEDRAAYRDAVNVAHRQVRSTANSPVKYNAFDRDLQLWVAACLFVFYEDTYQLLRGKMTEEQAEMFYRHAWPLGTTLQVTDDQWPPTRAEFDTYWNSTCQTLTMDDAVRDYLMRLVDLKMVNPIFRVLLGPLLRFLTIGFLPPVFRELLGVQWSRGEQRQFENLFLFVSFVNRFIPRFIRTANYHVLMADVRHRIRRHKSLI from the coding sequence ATGTCGACCTGCCATGAACAACACGGCCAGGATCAGGCCCGCCGCCGCACACTCACCACCGCCGAGACCCGCGTGCACGTCGACTGTTACACCCCGCGTTGGGACGACGACCCGGTCGATCTGACTGAGGCGCTGGACTTTTGGTCGGCTGCCGCGGCAGCGGCCAATGTCATCATGCAGTTGAGCCTGCCCGGCGTCGGCTACGGCGTGGTGGAGAGTCGCGTGGAATCCGGCTCGCTGATGCACCATCCGTGGAAGCGGTTGCGCACCACAGCCCAGTACATGGCCGTCGCAGTGCTGGGCACCGAGGAAGACCGCGCCGCCTACCGTGACGCGGTCAACGTCGCGCATCGGCAGGTTCGCTCCACGGCGAACAGCCCGGTCAAATACAACGCCTTCGACCGCGATCTGCAACTATGGGTCGCCGCATGCCTGTTCGTCTTCTATGAAGACACCTACCAGTTGCTGCGCGGCAAGATGACCGAAGAACAGGCGGAGATGTTCTATCGCCATGCCTGGCCGCTGGGCACCACCTTGCAGGTCACCGACGACCAGTGGCCGCCCACCCGCGCCGAGTTCGACACCTACTGGAACAGCACCTGTCAGACTCTTACGATGGACGACGCTGTCCGCGACTACCTCATGCGCCTGGTCGACTTGAAGATGGTTAACCCGATCTTCCGGGTGCTCCTCGGGCCGCTGCTGCGATTCCTGACGATCGGGTTTCTGCCACCGGTCTTTCGAGAGTTGCTCGGTGTGCAATGGTCGCGAGGCGAACAACGCCAGTTCGAGAATCTGTTCCTGTTCGTGTCATTTGTGAACCGCTTCATTCCGCGGTTCATCCGGACCGCCAACTATCACGTGCTGATGGCCGATGTTCGCCACCGCATCCGACGCCACAAGTCACTGATCTGA
- a CDS encoding TetR/AcrR family transcriptional regulator, producing the protein MADTARTTQRRPKDRKDQIARAAAESFSTLGYHAVSVENIATEVGVSAPALYRHYASKYDLFRVAVLALSQQLVDVTDIAIDPAAGPAAALDQLIHALIDVALRNRESGGLYRWQARYLREADATALLDQLRLVNRRLQQPLAELLPAAPLLHRQMLSAALLSVAGGITDHHLRATVSDITDLLTAASWALLRTDLPTPDNFASGARGAHIFTADAGMYESVLHASMMLFHRHGYAETSVAQIAKAAGLRISSIYRYFPSKTDILSTALRRSSDRLSAELAVVNTNRSEPREALAQLVDIYVATSFANPELAAIYYSEQIHLSPTDRALLRNVQRSTIDSWVGLLRLVRPELTATAARFLVHAAMGLVVDLGRLVHYDRPGADPAHDSAPHMAYEQACVRTLMHAVLFGA; encoded by the coding sequence GTGGCTGACACCGCGCGGACGACCCAGCGGCGCCCCAAAGATCGCAAAGACCAGATCGCCCGGGCTGCCGCTGAATCGTTCAGCACCCTGGGCTATCACGCGGTGAGCGTGGAGAACATCGCCACCGAGGTCGGCGTCTCGGCTCCCGCCCTCTACCGGCACTACGCCAGCAAGTACGACCTGTTCCGCGTCGCGGTGCTGGCACTGAGCCAACAACTGGTCGATGTCACCGACATCGCCATCGACCCCGCCGCGGGCCCCGCGGCAGCACTCGATCAGCTGATACACGCACTGATCGACGTCGCACTGCGCAACCGCGAATCCGGTGGCCTATACCGATGGCAGGCACGCTATCTGCGCGAAGCCGACGCCACTGCACTGTTGGATCAGCTACGGCTGGTGAACCGACGCCTCCAGCAACCGCTGGCCGAGCTACTCCCGGCCGCACCGCTGTTGCACCGACAGATGCTCTCCGCGGCGTTGCTCAGCGTCGCCGGGGGCATCACCGATCACCACCTACGTGCCACGGTCAGCGACATCACCGACCTGCTGACCGCGGCGTCATGGGCATTGCTGCGCACCGATTTGCCCACGCCGGACAACTTTGCATCCGGGGCGCGCGGGGCGCATATCTTCACCGCGGATGCCGGAATGTACGAGTCGGTGCTGCACGCCTCGATGATGCTGTTTCACCGCCACGGCTACGCCGAGACCAGCGTCGCCCAGATCGCCAAGGCCGCCGGACTGCGAATCTCGAGCATCTATCGTTACTTTCCCAGTAAGACCGACATTCTCAGTACCGCGCTGCGCCGCTCGTCCGATCGACTCTCCGCGGAGCTGGCGGTGGTCAACACCAACCGGTCCGAACCGCGAGAAGCGCTGGCACAGCTGGTCGACATCTACGTTGCCACCTCATTCGCCAACCCAGAATTGGCGGCGATCTACTACAGCGAACAGATCCACCTGTCCCCAACCGATCGGGCGCTGCTACGCAATGTGCAACGATCCACCATCGACTCCTGGGTCGGTCTGTTGCGATTAGTGCGGCCTGAACTCACCGCGACAGCCGCCCGATTCCTGGTGCACGCCGCGATGGGTCTGGTGGTCGATCTCGGCCGCCTGGTGCACTACGACCGGCCCGGTGCAGACCCGGCGCACGACTCAGCGCCGCACATGGCCTACGAGCAGGCCTGCGTACGCACGCTGATGCACGCCGTGCTCTTCGGCGCCTGA